A single Argentina anserina chromosome 7, drPotAnse1.1, whole genome shotgun sequence DNA region contains:
- the LOC126802595 gene encoding uncharacterized protein LOC126802595 yields the protein MVAQLDLHVALEENPDQQLQNQQDDDPYEAEETLSLCDLPIYSDSAHRNEFSKEYQSSSFDRDEDNFFEFFSEEFTASTYASENKDIIFCGKKLIPYIKEVPHVAEEKKTIKKNTKTSNKSSTKKWGLFRWRRFRRSKSKVVTKYSKPSQVKDRRSNSISVPTSKSCKCDPSQWKVSVLPGNRSKSKWHLFLFGITKFPTEMELRDIRSRQSRRNPSTMFGIKCEASDEIMGKSTKEISSNTSSVSRAKGLWGLLRVMGCSSQHRNSLVL from the coding sequence ATGGTTGCCCAATTAGATTTGCACGTTGCCCTAGAAGAAAACCCTGATCAGCAATTACAGAATCAACAAGATGATGATCCATATGAAGCAGAGGAGACACTCTCTCTTTGTGATCTTCCTATATACAGTGACTCTGCTCACAGGAACGAGTTCTCCAAAGAGTATCAGAGCTCTTCATTTGATCGAGATGAAGACAACTTCTTTGAGTTCTTCAGTGAAGAGTTCACAGCCTCAACATACGCATCTGAGAACAAAGACATAATTTTCTGTGGGAAGAAGCTCATTCCCTACATCAAAGAAGTGCCGCATGTtgcagaagagaagaaaacgatcaagaaaaacacaaaaacaagCAACAAAAGTTCAACCAAGAAATGGGGATTGTTTCGATGGAGAAGGTTTAGGAGATCAAAATCCAAGGTTGTCACTAAGTACTCCAAGCCGAGTCAAGTTAAAGATCGTAGAAGTAATAGTATTTCAGTCCCCACATCCAAAAGCTGCAAGTGTGATCCTTCACAATGGAAAGTGTCCGTTCTGCCTGGCAACCGATCAAAATCTAAGTGGCATTTGTTCTTGTTCGGAATAACAAAGTTTCCTACAGAGATGGAGCTGAGGGACATTAGGAGCCGGCAAAGCAGAAGGAATCCTTCGACCATGTTTGGGATTAAATGTGAAGCAAGTGATGAAATAATGGGAAAGAGTACCAAGGAAATTAGCAGTAACACTAGTAGTGTTAGTAGAGCTAAGGGATTGTGGGGTTTGTTGAGAGTTATGGGGTGTAGTAGTCAGCATCGAAACAGCCTTGTCCTTTAA